CATCGGTCGGGTGTTCCACGCCGCACCCCACATCCACCACCACGTGGAGAACGGAGACGATGACTTGTTCCGGGTCGGCATGAGCTTCACCGTGGAACCCATGTTGTTGTCGGGTGGAAGAGCGTTCACCCAGGCCGCTGACGGATGGACCGAACACACCGACGACGCCATGCCGTCGGCCCAGTTCGAGCACACGGTCGTCGTGACGGAGACGGGCGCCGAGATCTTGACCGTGACGCTCGATGGCACCAGTGCGGCCGGGACACCGGTGGAGGCGGTGGCGTCCTAGGACCGAGCCGGCTGGGCACGGTCGGCGCCTAGCTCTCAGCGGTGAGCCGGGTCCCGAGCAGCCCGAATACGCGGTCGACATTCTTCTTGTTCTCGCCCCAGTCGATCAGCCCGAAAACGAGGCGACTCTCGACGTTCACCGAGGTACGCCCGTTCGAGCCCGCGCCGACCGACACGGCGAGCTTCTCGCCGAACGTCTTGCGGGCCGGGGCGGTTCTTCCGATACGACCGCCGGGCACTATGACGTTGCCGGTTGCGATATCGCCCTTGCGCTTGCGACCGTGCAGCGTCCGTGCGTCGTCGTCGCTGTCGGTCACCCGGAACCCCGCGGCGTCGACCACCGGCCCCAGCGCTTCCCAGACAGAGTCAGGTGAGGCGTCGAACTGCTGCGTGCTCTCGTACTTTCGGCCCACGAACTTCCCATCTGGTTGGTGGCTGGCGACAGTACCTGTTGGCGGGGTGGGGGTCAGCGGTGGGCGACGAAGAGGGTTCGTAGCGGACGATCCTCGTCGGTCTCCTCGACGAAGCTGGTCGGCGTGTAGCCGGCGTCGCTCAGGAGCCGGATCCACGTGGCTTCGGGGAACAGGCCGTGGCGGTGGGACTCGCTCGCGGTGGTGACGGCACCGTCGGCGTCGCGCAGCACGAACACGTACTCGGTCTGTGCCCACGTGTCGGCGGGGTCGGGGTCCCAGGTCCATTCGAACAGGCGGGCGCCGCGCCCGTCGGGACCGTCGGTCCCGCTCACGTCGGTGCCGGGTTCGAAGGTCTCGGCTGTGTGATCGGGGATCACCAGCAGCCGCCCGCCGGGGTGCAGATGGTCGTGGGCGGTGGCGAAGGCC
This DNA window, taken from Acidimicrobiales bacterium, encodes the following:
- a CDS encoding class I SAM-dependent methyltransferase, whose product is MSTIEHDFYGSLAPWWPLISPVGDYADEAAYLAQLLHDGPEPTHSVLELGSGGGHLAHHLTGDFALTLTDLSADMLAVSRALNPDCVHHRGDMRTLRLAERFDAVLVHDAIDYMTTEADLAAAFATAHDHLHPGGRLLVIPDHTAETFEPGTDVSGTDGPDGRGARLFEWTWDPDPADTWAQTEYVFVLRDADGAVTTASESHRHGLFPEATWIRLLSDAGYTPTSFVEETDEDRPLRTLFVAHR